One genomic segment of Actinomycetota bacterium includes these proteins:
- a CDS encoding glyoxalase — translation MKVQFVASVSVIARDPDAAQRLYRGALGLSFEGGDGGYLFTERLPGVKHFGVWPLADAARSCFGTDTWPGDVVVPQGSIEFEVASAADVSTASEELRAAGLTLLHDAKEEPWGQTITRLLSDDGLIVGVCFTPWFHKQDGGGDAG, via the coding sequence ATGAAGGTGCAATTCGTCGCCAGCGTCTCTGTGATCGCCCGTGATCCAGACGCTGCTCAGCGTCTCTATCGTGGTGCTCTTGGCTTGTCGTTCGAAGGCGGCGATGGGGGCTACCTGTTTACCGAGCGGCTCCCGGGCGTAAAGCACTTCGGTGTGTGGCCACTCGCGGACGCGGCTAGGTCGTGCTTCGGGACCGACACCTGGCCGGGGGACGTAGTCGTACCTCAAGGGAGTATCGAGTTCGAAGTTGCCTCTGCCGCAGACGTCTCCACGGCGTCAGAAGAGCTACGCGCCGCGGGATTGACCCTCCTCCACGACGCGAAGGAAGAGCCGTGGGGACAGACGATCACGAGACTGCTAAGCGACGATGGGCTCATCGTCGGAGTCTGCTTCACGCCGTGGTTTCACAAGCAGGACGGCGGCGGCGACGCGGGCTAG
- the leuS gene encoding leucine--tRNA ligase: MQREYDFKAIEERWGKAWIAAKAWSAPVKPEGEKRYTVTMFPYPSGDLHMGHVEIFSIHDTIARFFRMQGYDVLNPIGWDAFGLPAENAAIKRNIHPKTWTYENIDKHRKSLERLGCSFDWDRVFYTCDPSYYRWNQWFFLKFYERGLAYRKAAAANWCPNDKTVLANEQVIAGRCERCDTPVVRKYLTQWFFKITDYADRLLDDLELNTGWNDRLKMLQSNWIGRSEGAEVRFEIEGHDEPVVVYTTRPDTLWGATFFVMAPEHPLADALVQGSETESELTGFRNEVARLSEIDRMSTERPKRGLFLGRYAINPVNGERIPIWAADYVLMEYGTGAIMSVPGHDERDFDFARRYDLPIRRVVAASLDASDRGELTEPFTGDGVMVDSGEFDGTPTDRSVRVVTEWLEAKGLGKHAKNFRIRDWLISRQRYWGTPIPIVFCDRCGEVPVPMEDLPVVLPDEVDFAPQEGASPLASVEEWVNVACPKCGDDARRETDTMDTFVDSSWYFLRYLDPDNEEAPFDPEVANAWMPIDQYTGGITHAVMHLIYARFFQKVLMDMGMLKDPEPFPACLNQGMVTMGGKAMSKSRGNIVEVSEAVDRFGSDALRLYMLFSGPPEQDFDWPEEGVEAIGPRTFKWLQRVWQLCEDNRDVVNVGVLHEGPAERAVRRHIHRTIKIVGRDYEVFSFNTAIARLMELVNQAYRYRQLGGGHPAVMRDLIETLLKLLAPMAPYLAEEQWHRLGHESSIHHERWPEFDPELAAEQGTTMVVQVNGKVRDTIEVPAEISESEMVDRALASEKVQAHLDGREPAKVIAKPPKLVSLVVAR, translated from the coding sequence ATGCAGCGGGAATACGACTTCAAGGCCATCGAGGAGCGCTGGGGCAAGGCGTGGATCGCCGCCAAAGCATGGTCCGCGCCGGTGAAGCCGGAGGGCGAGAAACGTTACACGGTCACGATGTTCCCTTACCCGTCTGGCGACCTCCACATGGGTCACGTCGAGATCTTCTCGATCCACGACACGATCGCTCGCTTCTTCCGGATGCAGGGCTACGACGTCTTGAACCCGATCGGCTGGGACGCATTCGGGCTGCCGGCCGAGAATGCCGCGATCAAGCGGAACATCCACCCGAAGACGTGGACCTACGAGAACATCGACAAGCACCGGAAGTCGTTGGAGCGCCTCGGCTGCTCCTTCGACTGGGACCGTGTCTTCTACACGTGCGACCCCTCTTATTACCGCTGGAACCAGTGGTTCTTCCTGAAGTTCTACGAGCGCGGCCTCGCATACCGGAAGGCGGCGGCCGCCAACTGGTGCCCGAACGACAAGACGGTGCTGGCGAACGAGCAGGTGATCGCGGGCCGCTGTGAGCGCTGCGATACACCCGTCGTCAGGAAGTACCTGACTCAGTGGTTCTTCAAGATCACCGACTACGCCGACCGGCTCCTCGACGACCTCGAGTTGAACACCGGGTGGAACGACCGGTTGAAGATGCTTCAGAGCAACTGGATCGGACGCTCGGAGGGGGCCGAGGTCCGCTTCGAGATCGAGGGTCACGACGAGCCGGTCGTCGTCTACACGACGCGCCCGGACACGCTGTGGGGCGCGACCTTCTTCGTGATGGCCCCCGAGCACCCGCTCGCGGACGCGTTGGTACAGGGTTCGGAGACGGAGTCCGAGCTGACGGGTTTCCGCAACGAGGTCGCGCGCCTGAGCGAGATAGACCGCATGTCGACCGAACGCCCGAAGAGAGGGCTCTTCCTCGGCCGTTACGCGATCAACCCGGTGAACGGCGAGCGCATCCCTATCTGGGCGGCGGACTACGTGCTGATGGAGTACGGGACCGGGGCGATCATGTCCGTGCCGGGTCACGACGAGAGGGACTTCGACTTCGCGCGGCGTTACGACCTTCCGATCCGACGGGTCGTGGCGGCCTCGCTCGATGCCTCGGATCGAGGCGAGCTAACGGAGCCGTTCACCGGCGACGGTGTCATGGTGGACAGCGGCGAGTTCGACGGCACGCCTACCGACCGCTCGGTCAGGGTGGTCACCGAGTGGTTGGAGGCGAAAGGCCTCGGGAAGCACGCGAAGAACTTCCGTATCCGCGACTGGCTGATCAGCCGCCAGCGGTACTGGGGAACGCCCATCCCGATCGTGTTCTGCGACCGCTGTGGCGAGGTGCCCGTGCCGATGGAGGACCTGCCGGTGGTGCTGCCGGACGAGGTTGACTTCGCTCCCCAAGAGGGGGCCTCCCCGCTGGCGAGCGTGGAGGAGTGGGTGAACGTGGCGTGTCCGAAGTGCGGTGACGACGCCAGGCGCGAGACCGACACGATGGACACTTTCGTCGACTCTTCCTGGTACTTCCTCCGTTACTTAGATCCAGACAACGAGGAGGCGCCGTTCGATCCAGAGGTGGCGAACGCGTGGATGCCGATCGATCAATACACGGGCGGGATAACGCACGCCGTGATGCATCTGATCTACGCGCGCTTCTTCCAAAAGGTCCTCATGGACATGGGGATGCTGAAGGACCCAGAGCCCTTCCCCGCATGCTTGAACCAGGGGATGGTGACGATGGGCGGCAAGGCGATGTCCAAATCACGCGGCAACATCGTCGAGGTGTCCGAGGCGGTGGACCGCTTCGGCAGCGACGCGCTCCGTCTGTACATGCTGTTCTCCGGCCCCCCCGAGCAAGACTTCGACTGGCCCGAGGAGGGCGTGGAGGCGATCGGGCCCCGGACCTTCAAGTGGCTCCAGCGCGTGTGGCAGCTGTGCGAGGACAACCGCGATGTGGTGAACGTCGGTGTTCTCCACGAAGGACCCGCAGAGCGCGCCGTCAGAAGGCACATCCACCGGACGATCAAGATCGTGGGCCGGGACTACGAAGTCTTCTCCTTCAACACCGCGATCGCGCGTCTCATGGAGCTGGTCAATCAGGCTTACCGCTACCGGCAACTAGGCGGGGGCCATCCCGCCGTGATGCGCGATCTGATCGAGACGCTCCTGAAGCTGCTGGCCCCGATGGCTCCTTACCTCGCCGAGGAGCAGTGGCACCGGCTCGGTCACGAGTCCTCGATCCACCACGAGCGCTGGCCGGAGTTCGACCCCGAGCTCGCCGCCGAGCAGGGGACGACGATGGTCGTTCAGGTGAACGGCAAGGTGCGAGACACCATCGAGGTACCGGCGGAGATCTCAGAGAGCGAGATGGTCGACCGCGCCCTCGCGTCCGAGAAGGTGCAAGCCCACCTGGACGGGAGGGAGCCGGCGAAGGTGATCGCGAAGCCACCGAAGCTCGTCTCGTTGGTGGTCGCGCGCTAG